A single genomic interval of Mucilaginibacter boryungensis harbors:
- a CDS encoding cellulose biosynthesis cyclic di-GMP-binding regulatory protein BcsB: MNRFLTLLAFILILAKLPSSAQVVASFKSYGHDDDPINGMSGSSSYFFKIDPLVEMNGSKLVIYFEPSRALVPNNSFINVIIADRPVYSGRLTKDSIQKVAVDLSRADLSNDGKYLKVQIKTLLNISDDKCRDLDNPAMWIKIKGYSYLSLNRNTKNFFSNINIANCFDSKRAIVYPANPTLKDLKAVAWAYARMKKTEIKNIQVFEEGHVPDTVRNYIMVGTLGHLPAPMRSMIRVTPQTGQGLFYLAKRVLNVTDSVIKMVDVKNHLVPVRTVENLVVPSEILYITGADDEGYEKTITSLGNMNILNSTFGDYLVIDHAENTFFKTVDQNRSKLTFKQIGGVTNFMSGIGSLKSVYNFKNSDFSFTPKEVEISITANYSSLNPNDRGFFNIYLNGLLINSEKLDASGKLKTSVTINRYQHHKYNTLEAEFRFYPSSGNCMNSFTNFFAEIDVDKSYLESKNPFITNDLSFYQYPEAFNSGSTHIVVSKRFSKYAAAAMGEVVYELNNNINANNFPVFQYSDDVTTSDIKKYNIIALLSRDDKLLGEFPDAPIKFDKKFRLYNNDNNQVVYALNDSVSNGLAQIFYGRANNATMVLTATGKNLAEAFLAVSKSITEQLSTLSSNVCISDVSGNKYLFNISKSGDNLEYVDTKSALSRFWESYNLYILLGILILILLSFLYVRSRVQKSQDIMND, translated from the coding sequence ATGAACAGATTTTTAACCTTACTGGCATTTATACTGATCTTAGCAAAACTGCCGTCGTCCGCGCAGGTGGTCGCGTCGTTCAAATCGTACGGTCACGATGATGATCCCATTAATGGCATGAGCGGATCAAGTTCATACTTTTTTAAGATCGATCCCCTGGTGGAGATGAATGGCAGCAAGCTGGTTATTTACTTCGAGCCATCGCGGGCGTTGGTTCCCAATAATTCGTTCATTAACGTAATTATTGCCGATAGGCCAGTATATAGCGGTAGGTTAACTAAGGATTCTATACAGAAGGTAGCTGTCGATCTTTCAAGGGCTGATCTGTCAAATGACGGGAAGTATCTGAAAGTACAAATAAAAACCCTGTTGAATATATCTGACGATAAATGCCGTGATTTGGATAACCCGGCCATGTGGATAAAAATTAAAGGCTATTCCTACCTGTCGTTAAACCGCAATACCAAAAACTTTTTCAGTAATATAAATATTGCTAACTGCTTTGATTCAAAACGTGCCATTGTTTACCCCGCAAATCCAACGCTAAAAGATTTAAAAGCGGTTGCCTGGGCTTATGCCCGCATGAAAAAAACCGAGATTAAAAATATACAGGTTTTTGAAGAAGGGCATGTGCCCGATACCGTACGCAACTATATTATGGTTGGCACTTTGGGCCATTTGCCTGCCCCCATGCGCAGTATGATAAGGGTTACACCACAAACCGGCCAGGGGTTGTTTTATTTAGCTAAACGCGTACTTAATGTAACCGATAGTGTAATAAAAATGGTGGATGTAAAAAATCACCTGGTACCCGTGCGTACAGTTGAAAACCTGGTAGTACCAAGCGAGATTTTATATATTACCGGCGCCGATGATGAAGGGTATGAAAAAACCATAACATCGCTGGGGAATATGAATATCCTCAATTCAACCTTTGGCGATTATTTGGTGATAGACCATGCTGAGAATACCTTCTTTAAAACGGTAGATCAAAACCGATCAAAGCTTACATTTAAACAAATTGGCGGGGTAACTAACTTTATGTCGGGCATTGGCTCGTTAAAAAGTGTTTACAATTTTAAAAATAGCGATTTTAGCTTTACGCCAAAGGAAGTAGAGATAAGTATTACGGCCAACTACAGCAGCCTTAACCCTAACGACAGGGGCTTTTTTAATATTTATTTGAATGGCTTGCTAATCAACAGTGAGAAGTTGGATGCATCAGGTAAGTTAAAAACATCTGTAACTATCAACCGCTATCAACACCATAAATATAACACGCTTGAAGCCGAATTCAGGTTTTACCCAAGCAGTGGTAACTGTATGAACAGCTTTACCAATTTCTTTGCCGAGATTGACGTAGACAAATCGTACCTGGAATCAAAAAATCCGTTTATTACTAACGACCTGAGTTTTTATCAATATCCCGAAGCATTCAATTCGGGTTCTACCCATATTGTAGTTAGCAAAAGGTTTTCTAAATATGCGGCAGCTGCCATGGGCGAAGTGGTGTACGAGTTGAATAATAACATCAACGCTAACAACTTCCCTGTATTCCAGTATTCGGATGATGTGACCACCAGTGATATTAAAAAGTATAATATCATAGCCCTGCTTAGCCGTGATGATAAACTACTGGGCGAATTCCCCGACGCACCTATTAAATTTGATAAGAAATTCAGGCTGTATAATAACGATAATAACCAGGTTGTTTACGCCCTTAACGATTCTGTATCAAATGGTTTAGCCCAGATATTTTATGGCCGGGCCAATAACGCCACCATGGTGCTGACAGCTACGGGTAAAAACCTGGCCGAGGCGTTTTTAGCAGTATCCAAATCAATTACCGAGCAGTTATCAACCCTAAGCAGTAATGTGTGTATATCCGATGTTAGCGGTAATAAATACCTGTTCAATATCAGTAAATCAGGCGATAACCTGGAGTATGTGGATACTAAAAGCGCCTTGTCGCGTTTTTGGGAAAGCTACAACTTATACATATTGCTGGGTATATTGATATTAATATTATTGTCATTCCTGTATGTACGCTCAAGAGTGCAAAAATCGCAGGACATTATGAACGATTAA
- a CDS encoding sensor histidine kinase, translating to MFVQITKEEFSKEVNKKAWYQTNNIIWTIIFLYPIFSIIDFIYSPDIWIQFLIVRIITVLVILGLYTYFQNRKYDYRILLHISFLLLSIISALLCNIVNDQQLTIYFLTYSVIILFFNLQVFWEPVNSVIQGLVAIMLLAIFFNTLNTYNLDLVVNNGGQYFIIILFISCLIPNARYKVIEREVRSTILIEKSNEQLKIQNHDIAEKNAIIDMQYDRLRKLDEQKNSFINIAGHDLKNLIGSIIMSNNMVKEEDYRLSSDQREFVQYISDSADKMQYMLNKLMDVKEIESPELKFNMEIFDINAEVQTIFKGLVETALMKNIHLVDNILKLPLNVKLDKVFTGQIFQNILSNCIKFSQTNNNIRVVTSLQRQRFVFEVIDEGVAIGQEELDMMFNKLKTLNDASGHMESRLGLGLSIAKLMTKELGGELTYKSDENGNYFRVEFYVIN from the coding sequence ATGTTTGTTCAAATAACTAAGGAAGAGTTTTCTAAAGAAGTAAACAAAAAAGCCTGGTATCAAACCAACAATATTATTTGGACTATCATTTTCCTATACCCCATATTCAGTATTATTGATTTTATTTATTCGCCCGATATCTGGATACAATTCCTTATTGTCCGTATTATAACTGTTTTAGTTATATTAGGATTATATACTTATTTCCAAAACCGCAAGTACGATTACCGCATATTGCTTCATATCAGTTTCTTGCTGCTTTCCATTATTTCGGCCCTGTTATGTAATATCGTAAACGACCAACAGCTTACCATTTATTTTCTAACCTATTCGGTTATCATCCTGTTTTTTAATTTACAGGTATTTTGGGAGCCTGTTAATTCGGTAATACAGGGGCTGGTGGCTATTATGCTGCTGGCTATATTTTTTAATACGTTAAATACCTACAATCTTGACCTGGTAGTAAATAACGGCGGGCAATATTTTATTATTATCCTGTTTATATCGTGCCTGATACCTAATGCCCGGTATAAAGTGATTGAACGCGAAGTGCGATCGACCATCTTGATCGAAAAATCTAACGAACAATTGAAAATACAAAACCATGATATTGCAGAAAAGAATGCCATTATTGATATGCAATACGACAGGCTGCGTAAACTGGATGAACAAAAAAACAGCTTTATAAATATTGCGGGGCACGACCTTAAAAACCTGATCGGATCTATCATTATGAGTAATAACATGGTGAAGGAAGAAGATTATCGTTTAAGCTCAGACCAGCGCGAATTTGTACAATACATCAGCGATTCGGCCGATAAAATGCAATACATGTTGAATAAGCTGATGGATGTGAAGGAGATTGAATCGCCTGAGTTGAAATTCAATATGGAGATATTTGATATTAATGCTGAAGTACAAACCATATTTAAAGGTTTGGTTGAAACGGCGCTGATGAAAAATATTCACCTGGTAGATAATATATTGAAACTTCCGCTGAATGTGAAGCTGGACAAAGTATTTACCGGCCAGATCTTCCAGAACATCCTGTCAAACTGTATCAAATTTTCGCAAACTAATAATAATATCAGGGTAGTAACCAGCCTGCAGCGGCAGCGTTTTGTTTTTGAGGTTATTGACGAAGGCGTAGCCATTGGCCAGGAAGAACTGGATATGATGTTTAATAAACTAAAAACATTGAACGATGCGTCGGGCCATATGGAAAGCAGGCTTGGATTAGGCTTATCTATTGCCAAACTGATGACTAAAGAGTTGGGCGGCGAACTCACTTACAAAAGTGACGAGAACGGGAACTATTTCAGAGTAGAATTTTACGTGATTAACTAA
- a CDS encoding glycoside hydrolase family 5 protein, with protein sequence MKKNNYKISCLQFMAVNFTILVIAILLVLNAKSSPILPAQRQLVFNRAKSLDNGISISWLEQTWNNDILNTEGIKATDLQLLKKLGFKSIRLPVAFKNFEKKNIPLKEVLARIDKAWKLCRKYGFKMIIDYHYGDLNDNNFVTETNEVIKTWTVIAKKYHNTAEDDLFFELYNEPPPINPQVWKDAAYNMVEAIRKVDSGRTLLVGASNYNSIYELSRFVRLKDENIIYTFHFYEPFLFTHQGADWVGDQMATTGVGFPYSVDKFPQINPKAKGTAGEANYNKYHLDGNEGSVRDKLQIVKNWANKYNVPILCGEYGSYDKYADAESRCRYTKTVRHYLKQLGIPGILWDYNTNFSIFTNEQPSLENLSDCMRDAIGYKSEP encoded by the coding sequence ATGAAAAAAAACAATTATAAAATATCATGTCTGCAATTCATGGCTGTTAACTTTACCATATTGGTAATAGCTATATTGTTAGTGCTAAATGCAAAAAGCAGTCCAATATTGCCAGCCCAAAGGCAACTTGTTTTTAACCGTGCTAAAAGTTTAGACAATGGCATCAGTATTTCATGGCTTGAACAAACTTGGAATAACGACATTCTAAATACCGAAGGCATAAAAGCAACCGACTTGCAGCTGCTTAAAAAATTAGGTTTTAAAAGTATCCGGCTTCCAGTGGCGTTCAAAAATTTCGAAAAGAAGAACATTCCGCTTAAGGAAGTACTTGCCCGAATTGATAAAGCGTGGAAGCTTTGCCGAAAATACGGTTTTAAGATGATTATCGATTACCATTATGGCGATTTAAACGACAATAACTTTGTAACCGAAACAAATGAAGTTATAAAAACATGGACTGTTATAGCTAAAAAATACCATAATACGGCCGAAGACGACTTGTTTTTTGAATTATATAACGAGCCGCCCCCCATCAATCCGCAGGTATGGAAAGATGCTGCTTATAACATGGTCGAAGCTATCCGCAAGGTAGATAGCGGACGCACCCTGCTGGTGGGCGCATCAAACTATAATAGTATTTATGAATTGAGCCGTTTTGTAAGATTGAAGGATGAAAATATTATTTATACTTTTCATTTTTACGAGCCTTTTTTATTTACCCATCAGGGTGCCGATTGGGTGGGCGACCAGATGGCGACTACAGGGGTAGGCTTTCCATATAGCGTAGATAAATTTCCCCAAATAAATCCTAAAGCTAAAGGCACGGCAGGCGAGGCAAACTATAACAAATATCACCTGGATGGCAACGAAGGATCGGTAAGGGATAAGCTGCAAATTGTAAAGAACTGGGCCAATAAATATAACGTGCCCATCCTGTGCGGCGAATATGGCAGCTACGATAAATATGCCGATGCCGAAAGCCGGTGCCGCTACACCAAAACCGTGCGCCACTATCTGAAACAGCTGGGTATCCCCGGCATTTTGTGGGACTATAACACCAACTTCTCTATTTTTACTAACGAACAGCCATCCCTGGAAAACCTAAGCGATTGCATGCGGGATGCGATTGGGTATAAGTCTGAACCGTGA
- a CDS encoding cytochrome-c peroxidase has product MNHKQLLAIVAVAVILLSLAESCKKETEATPAATANATVVMTTAPATAVQTAFGTNINLSALENYAQQAVPNYITRDNGRANPINNAAATLGRVLFYDKALSITNTIACASCHKQELAFGDNAIQSTGANGITTRHSMRLVNARFAQEVNFFWDKRAATLEAQTIQPIQNHNEMGYSGLNGDPGIDVLITKLQGIAYYKQLFTFVYGDATITETRMQTALAQFIRSIQSFDSKFDAGMAQATNLGQDFPNFTAQENLGKSLFLNPPSPPGTVVNGAGCQACHRAPEFDIDPNSRNNGIIGVAGSTSLVDVTNTNPPSLRNLLDPTGKPNGLYMHNGSLGTLADVINHYNQIPIDPRNTNLDNRLNRGGQGQALRLSQAQKDAIVAFLATLSGKDVYTNKKWASPFIN; this is encoded by the coding sequence ATGAACCACAAACAACTATTAGCTATTGTCGCTGTAGCGGTGATACTGCTTTCACTCGCCGAATCCTGCAAAAAAGAAACTGAAGCTACCCCTGCTGCCACCGCCAATGCCACTGTTGTAATGACCACCGCGCCGGCCACTGCAGTGCAAACAGCCTTTGGAACTAATATCAATTTAAGTGCACTCGAAAACTATGCACAGCAAGCTGTCCCCAATTATATTACCCGCGATAATGGCCGGGCCAACCCTATAAACAACGCTGCGGCTACTCTGGGCAGGGTTTTGTTTTATGATAAAGCCCTATCTATAACCAACACCATAGCCTGTGCCAGTTGCCACAAACAGGAACTGGCCTTCGGCGATAACGCAATACAAAGCACGGGAGCCAACGGCATAACCACCCGTCATTCTATGCGCCTGGTAAATGCCCGTTTTGCCCAGGAAGTGAACTTCTTTTGGGATAAACGCGCCGCCACGCTTGAAGCGCAAACCATCCAGCCCATTCAAAACCATAACGAAATGGGTTACAGTGGCCTCAACGGCGATCCCGGTATTGACGTACTGATAACCAAACTGCAGGGCATTGCTTACTACAAGCAGTTATTCACCTTTGTATACGGCGATGCTACCATCACCGAAACCCGCATGCAAACCGCCTTAGCCCAGTTTATCCGCAGCATCCAATCGTTCGATTCAAAGTTCGATGCAGGCATGGCACAGGCAACTAATCTCGGTCAGGACTTCCCCAACTTTACAGCGCAGGAGAACCTGGGTAAGTCGCTGTTCCTTAACCCGCCGTCTCCTCCCGGTACTGTGGTGAATGGCGCGGGTTGCCAGGCCTGCCACCGTGCGCCGGAGTTTGATATCGACCCGAACTCGCGTAACAATGGCATCATAGGCGTAGCAGGCAGCACATCACTGGTTGATGTTACCAACACCAACCCGCCATCGTTGCGCAACCTGCTCGACCCTACCGGCAAACCAAACGGTTTATACATGCACAATGGCAGTCTTGGTACCCTTGCCGATGTGATTAATCACTACAACCAAATCCCTATCGACCCACGTAATACTAACCTGGATAACCGGCTCAACCGCGGTGGACAGGGCCAGGCCCTGCGGTTGAGTCAGGCACAAAAAGACGCCATTGTAGCTTTCCTGGCTACATTGAGCGGTAAAGATGTGTATACGAATAAGAAGTGGGCCAGTCCGTTTATTAATTAA
- a CDS encoding acyl-ACP desaturase — translation MRFFEEKRREVMKHIEKYMLEKMDEYLKPIETNWQPSDFLPDSTRDTFFQEIKELQESAKGLSYDLVAVLIGDTITEEALPTYESWLTMVEGVDLAEEGGWMKWTRAWTAEENRHGDLLNKYLYLSGRVNMRAMEVSTQYLLADGFDIGTGTDPYRNFIYTSFQELATNVSHRRVASQAKKHGDTLLSKMCGVIASDEARHAKAYISFISKAFEVDASEAMIAFEDMMRKKIVMPAHFLREVGLKLGQTFGHFTDAAQRLGIYTAIDYVDILRDLIEEWKIASIPDLNEAGEKARDYVMALPDRLIRVADRMKNPMLEYKFSWISG, via the coding sequence ATGAGATTTTTTGAAGAAAAAAGACGCGAGGTGATGAAGCATATAGAAAAATATATGCTGGAGAAGATGGATGAATATTTGAAACCTATTGAAACTAACTGGCAACCATCTGATTTTTTGCCCGATTCTACAAGAGATACATTTTTCCAGGAAATAAAAGAATTGCAGGAAAGCGCCAAAGGCCTGTCTTACGATCTGGTAGCGGTTTTAATCGGTGATACCATTACAGAAGAGGCTTTGCCTACGTATGAATCGTGGTTAACCATGGTAGAAGGGGTTGATTTGGCAGAAGAAGGCGGATGGATGAAATGGACACGCGCCTGGACTGCAGAAGAGAACCGTCACGGCGATCTGTTGAACAAATATCTTTACTTAAGTGGCCGCGTTAACATGCGCGCTATGGAAGTATCAACACAATATTTACTGGCCGATGGTTTTGACATAGGCACCGGTACCGACCCTTACCGTAACTTTATTTACACCAGTTTCCAGGAACTGGCCACTAATGTATCGCACCGCCGTGTAGCCAGTCAGGCTAAAAAACATGGCGATACTTTATTATCAAAAATGTGCGGTGTTATTGCATCTGATGAAGCCCGTCACGCAAAAGCTTATATCAGCTTTATATCTAAAGCGTTTGAGGTTGATGCCAGCGAGGCAATGATTGCCTTTGAGGATATGATGCGTAAGAAAATTGTTATGCCAGCCCATTTCCTGCGCGAAGTTGGTTTAAAGCTTGGTCAAACCTTTGGGCACTTCACTGATGCTGCACAGCGTTTAGGGATTTATACAGCTATTGACTATGTGGATATTTTGCGGGATTTGATTGAAGAATGGAAAATTGCTTCGATACCCGACCTGAATGAAGCCGGAGAAAAAGCACGTGATTACGTTATGGCCCTGCCCGACCGTTTGATCCGTGTTGCCGACCGTATGAAAAACCCTATGCTGGAATACAAATTCAGCTGGATAAGCGGGTAA